One window of the Camelina sativa cultivar DH55 chromosome 1, Cs, whole genome shotgun sequence genome contains the following:
- the LOC104775964 gene encoding LOW QUALITY PROTEIN: uncharacterized protein LOC104775964 (The sequence of the model RefSeq protein was modified relative to this genomic sequence to represent the inferred CDS: inserted 2 bases in 1 codon; substituted 1 base at 1 genomic stop codon), with amino-acid sequence FNDESKFSSQSPRKSEXVTNRKRXANHHISSPYSNSKSSSSDHDHPATVPTRNPMKQISIDDQKILTPHPQLPRLEPPRGHRVSLEELLHPPEKFTADLMRLICRSGDAISKRLSISQESCDEDVDVTKSDVTEFEISGVKVLVKLKSEEEIKGRVTLFSRSNCRDSTAVRLFFRERGFDFSEINIDVYTEREKELVERTGKSQVPQIFFNEKHFGGLTALNSLRNSGEFDRRIKEFLTDKCCGDAPSPVMYGFDEESSSNKDGFEDGDDKMMRFVRVLRQKLPIKDRLLRMKIVKNCFSGGEMIEILMVHHSDCGRIKAVEIGKRLAKKHFIHHVFGENEFEDGNHYYRFLEHEPFISKCYNFRGSTNDMEPQNAAMVGQKLFKIMTAILESYSSNDRTSVDYMRISQSEEFRRYYHYLNMAQDLHRLNLVELSTEEMLAFFLNLYNAMVIHALIRIGRPEGMIARRSFFTDFQYVVGGYSYSLNSIRNDILRRGRRLSSPFIRPFINGNTTRHELGLQKLNPLVHFGQCDGTKSSPMVRFFTPEGVEAELKRAAREFFQNGGIEVVLDKRTIHLSRIMKWYKEDFTEDKKMLKWIMSYIDANKAGLLTHLLGDGGGSVNIVYQDYDWSINN; translated from the exons TTCAATGACGAAAGTAAATTTTCTAGCCAAAGTCCGAGAAAATCTGAATAAGTTACAAACCGTAAAAG CGCAAACCACCATATCTCTTCTCcatattcaaattcaaaatcgAGCAGTAGTGATCACGATCATCCCGCCACGGTACCCACTCGTAACCCGATGAAGCAAATCTCAATCGACGACCAGAAGATTCTCACACCACATCCTCAGCTCCCAAGACTCGAACCGCCACGTGGCCATCGTGTCTCCTTAGAAGAACTGTTGCATCCTCCGGAGAAATTCACCGCCGATTTGATGAGACTCATATGCCGAAGCGGAGACGCGATTTCGAAACGCCTCTCGATCTCGCAGGAGAGTTGTGACGAAGACGTCGACGTCACCAAATCAGACGTGACCGAGTTCGAAATCTCCGGAGTCAAAGTCCTCGTGAAGCTGAAAAGCGAAGAAGAGATCAAAGGCCGTGTGACTTTATTCTCGAGATCTAACTGCCGAGACTCCACAGCCGTCCGATTGTTTTTCCGGGAACGAGGCTTCGATTTCTCGGAGATCAACATCGACGTgtatacagagagagagaaggagctGGTCGAGAGAACAGGGAAGTCTCAAGTCCCTCAGATCTTCTTCAACGAGAAACACTTCGGAGGTTTAACGGCGTTGAACTCGCTAAGAAACAGCGGTGAATTCGATCGGAGGATCAAGGAGTTTTTAACGGACAAGTGTTGTGGCGATGCGCCGTCGCCGGTTATGTACGGGTTCGACGAAGAGAGCAGTAGTAATAAGGACGGTTTTGAAGATGGTGATGATAAGATGATGAGATTCGTTAGGGTTTTGAGACAGAAGCTACCGATTAAGGATCGTTTGTTGAGGATGAAGATCGTTAAGAACTGTTTCTCCGGCGGTGAGATGATCGAGATACTCATGGTTCATCACTCGGATTGTGGGAGGATCAAG GCCGTCGAGATTGGAAAGAGGCTAGCCAAGAAACACTTTATCCACCATGTCTTTGG AGAAAACGAGTTTGAAGATGGCAATCATTACTACCGTTTCCTCGAGCACGAGCCGTTTATTtcaaaatgttacaattttagAGGTTCCACCAACGACATGGAGCCCCAAAATGCAGCCATGGTTGGGCAGAAGCTTTTCAAAATCATGACTGCTATTCTCGAGTCTTATTCCTCCAATGACCGTACTAGTGTTGACTACATGAGAATCAGCCAGAGTGAAGAGTTTAGAAGGTACTATCAT TACTTAAATATGGCTCAAGACCTTCACCGTTTGAATCTTGTGGAACTCTCAACGGAAGAGATGTTAGCGTTTTTCTTGAACTTATACAACGCAATGGTGATCCATGCCTTGATCAGAATCGGACGTCCCGAGGGAATGATCGCAAGAAGGTCCTTCTTTACAGATTTTCAGTACGTTGTAGGAGGCTACTCTTATTCCCTTAACTCCATCCGAAATGACATCCTTAGACGCGGTCGCAGACTGTCTAGTCCATTTATTAGGCCGTTCATCAACGGAAATACAACACGGCATGAG CTTGGTCTTCAAAAACTGAATCCATTAGTACATTTTGGGCAATGCGATGGGACTAAATCAAGTCCAATGGTGAGGTTTTTCACACCGGAAGGAGTCGAAGCTGAGCTCAAACGAGCAGCTAGAGAGTTTTTCCAAAATGGTGGAATTGAGGTTGTCTTGGACAAGAGGACCATACATCTGTCAAGAATCATGAAATG GTACAAAGAAGATTTCACTGAAGACAAGAAAATGTTGAAGTGGATAATGAGTTATATAGATGCAAATAAAGCAGGTCTTTTAACCCATCTTCTTGGTGATGGAGGGGGTTCTGTTAACATCGTTTACCAAGACTATGATTGGTCTATTAACAATTGA
- the LOC104775979 gene encoding uncharacterized protein LOC104775979 isoform X3, whose protein sequence is MAEDQTATTMKTSAVEKQPETTPEAEGAPSVARTKRMMVAIDESDSSFYALQWVIDHFSNLLMTTGTEAAESEGGMLTVVHVQSPFHHFAAFPAGPGGATVYASSTMIESVKKAQQETSAALLSRALQICRAKQIRTETLVLEGEAKEMICEAVEQMHVDLLIVGSRGLGKIKRAFIGSVSDYCAHHANCPILIVKPPKELLTK, encoded by the exons ATGGCCGAAGATCAAACAGCTACGACAATGAAAACATCGGCGGTGGAGAAGCAGCCAGAGACGACGCCAGAGGCTGAAGGTGCACCGAGTGTGGCTAGGACGAAGAGGATGATGGTTGCCATCGATGAGAGCGACTCGAGCTTTTACGCTCTCCAATGGGTCATTGACCATTTCTCTAACCTCTTAATGACAACTGGCACTGAGGCGGCTGAGTCGGAGGGTGGAATGCTCACGGTGGTTCATGTGCAGTCCCCTTTCCATCACTTTGCTGCCTTTCCGGCTGGACCGGGCGGCGCCACAG TGTACGCATCTTCGACGATGATTGAGTCAGTGAAAAAAGCACAACAAGAGACCTCTGCTGCTCTTCTCTCTCGTGCTCTCCAAATTTGCCGAGCCAAACAG ATACGTACCGAAACCCTAGTGCTTGAAGGCGAAGCCAAGGAGATGATTTGCGAGGCGGTGGAGCAGATGCACGTTGATCTTCTTATTGTGGGTAGTCGTGGCCTTGGCAAGATCAAAAg AGCGTTTATTGGGAGCGTTAGCGATTACTGCGCTCATCACGCCAACTGTCCCATCCTTATTGTCAAGCCACCCAAGGAGCTCCTCACTAAGTAA
- the LOC104775979 gene encoding uncharacterized protein LOC104775979 isoform X1: MAEDQTATTMKTSAVEKQPETTPEAEGAPSVARTKRMMVAIDESDSSFYALQWVIDHFSNLLMTTGTEAAESEGGMLTVVHVQSPFHHFAAFPAGPGGATAAVYASSTMIESVKKAQQETSAALLSRALQICRAKQIRTETLVLEGEAKEMICEAVEQMHVDLLIVGSRGLGKIKRAFIGSVSDYCAHHANCPILIVKPPKELLTK, from the exons ATGGCCGAAGATCAAACAGCTACGACAATGAAAACATCGGCGGTGGAGAAGCAGCCAGAGACGACGCCAGAGGCTGAAGGTGCACCGAGTGTGGCTAGGACGAAGAGGATGATGGTTGCCATCGATGAGAGCGACTCGAGCTTTTACGCTCTCCAATGGGTCATTGACCATTTCTCTAACCTCTTAATGACAACTGGCACTGAGGCGGCTGAGTCGGAGGGTGGAATGCTCACGGTGGTTCATGTGCAGTCCCCTTTCCATCACTTTGCTGCCTTTCCGGCTGGACCGGGCGGCGCCACAG CAGCAGTGTACGCATCTTCGACGATGATTGAGTCAGTGAAAAAAGCACAACAAGAGACCTCTGCTGCTCTTCTCTCTCGTGCTCTCCAAATTTGCCGAGCCAAACAG ATACGTACCGAAACCCTAGTGCTTGAAGGCGAAGCCAAGGAGATGATTTGCGAGGCGGTGGAGCAGATGCACGTTGATCTTCTTATTGTGGGTAGTCGTGGCCTTGGCAAGATCAAAAg AGCGTTTATTGGGAGCGTTAGCGATTACTGCGCTCATCACGCCAACTGTCCCATCCTTATTGTCAAGCCACCCAAGGAGCTCCTCACTAAGTAA
- the LOC104776009 gene encoding homogentisate solanesyltransferase, chloroplastic-like, producing MELSISQSPCVRFSSLAPRFSAASSNHHRPSVHLAGKFISLPQDVRFTSLSSSRMRSKIVSTNYRKISIRACSQVGAAGSDPVLDRISRFQNACWRFLRPHTIRGTALGSTALVARALIENTHLIKWSLVLKALSGLLALICGNGYIVGINQIYDIGIDKVNKPYLPIAAGDLSVQSAWLLVIFFAIAGLLVVGFNFGPFITSLYCLGLFLGTIYSVPPLRMKRFPIAAFLIIATVRGFLLNFGVYHATRAALGLPFQWSAPVAFITSFVTLFALVIAITKDLPDVEGDRKFQISTLATKLGVRNIAFLGSGLLLVNYVSAISLAVYMPQVFRGSLMIPVHMILASGLIFQTWVLEKANYTKEAISEYYRFIWNLFYAEYLLFPFL from the exons ATGGAACTCTCGATCTCGCAATCACCGTGTGTCCGGTTCTCGTCTCTGGCGCCTCGTTTCTCAGCAGCTTCTTCTAATCACCATCGCCCTTCAGTGCATTTAGCTGGGAAGTTTATAAGCCTCCCTCAAGATGTTCGCTTCACAAGCTTATCATCTTCGAGAATGCGGTCCAAAATTGTTTCAACTAACTATCGAAAAATCTCGATCCGG GCATGCTCTCAGGTTGGTGCTGCTGGGTCTGATCCAGTGCTGGATAGAATTTCCCGTTTCCAAAATGCTTGCTGGAGATTTCTTAGGCCTCATACGATCCGCGGAACAGCTTTAGGATCCAC TGCCTTGGTGGCAAGAGCTTTGATAGAGAACACTCATCTAATCAAATGGAGTCTTGTACTCAAGGCACTTTCAGGTCTTCTTGCTCTTATATGTGGGAATGGGTATATAGTCGGCATCAATCAGATCTACGACATTGGAATCGACAA AGTGAACAAACCATACTTGCCAATAGCAGCAGGAGATCTATCAGTGCAGTCTGCCTGGTTGTTGGTGATATTTTTTGCGATAGCAGGGCTTTTAGTCGTCGGATTTAACTTTGGGCCATTCATTACATCCCTGTACTGTCTTGGCCTTTTTCTGGGAACCATCTATTCTGTACCACCATTGAGAATGAAAAGATTCCCAATTGCAGCATTTCTTATTATTGCAACG GTGCGTGGATTCCTTCTAAACTTTGGTGTTTACCATGCTACAAGAGCTGCTCTTGGACTTCCGTTTCAGTGGAG TGCACCTGTGGCTTTCATCACATCTTTTGTGACACTGTTTGCGCTGGTCATTGCTATTACAAAAGATCTTCCTGATGTTGAAGGAGATCGCAA GTTCCAAATATCAACCCTGGCAACAAAACTTGGAGTGAGAAATATTGCATTCCTCGGTTCTGGACTTCTGCTAGTTAACTATGTTTCTGCCATATCACTAGCTGTCTACATGCCTCAG GTTTTCAGAGGTAGCCTGATGATTCCTGTACACATGATCTTGGCTTCAGGCTTAATTTTCCAG ACATGGGTACTAGAAAAAGCTAACTACACTAAG GAAGCTATCTCAGAATATTATCGGTTTATATGGAATCTCTTCTATGCAGAGTATCTGTTATTCCCCTTCCTCTAG
- the LOC104775979 gene encoding uncharacterized protein LOC104775979 isoform X2, translated as MAEDQTATTMKTSAVEKQPETTPEAEGAPSVARTKRMMVAIDESDSSFYALQWVIDHFSNLLMTTGTEAAESEGGMLTVVHVQSPFHHFAAFPAGPGGATAVYASSTMIESVKKAQQETSAALLSRALQICRAKQIRTETLVLEGEAKEMICEAVEQMHVDLLIVGSRGLGKIKRAFIGSVSDYCAHHANCPILIVKPPKELLTK; from the exons ATGGCCGAAGATCAAACAGCTACGACAATGAAAACATCGGCGGTGGAGAAGCAGCCAGAGACGACGCCAGAGGCTGAAGGTGCACCGAGTGTGGCTAGGACGAAGAGGATGATGGTTGCCATCGATGAGAGCGACTCGAGCTTTTACGCTCTCCAATGGGTCATTGACCATTTCTCTAACCTCTTAATGACAACTGGCACTGAGGCGGCTGAGTCGGAGGGTGGAATGCTCACGGTGGTTCATGTGCAGTCCCCTTTCCATCACTTTGCTGCCTTTCCGGCTGGACCGGGCGGCGCCACAG CAGTGTACGCATCTTCGACGATGATTGAGTCAGTGAAAAAAGCACAACAAGAGACCTCTGCTGCTCTTCTCTCTCGTGCTCTCCAAATTTGCCGAGCCAAACAG ATACGTACCGAAACCCTAGTGCTTGAAGGCGAAGCCAAGGAGATGATTTGCGAGGCGGTGGAGCAGATGCACGTTGATCTTCTTATTGTGGGTAGTCGTGGCCTTGGCAAGATCAAAAg AGCGTTTATTGGGAGCGTTAGCGATTACTGCGCTCATCACGCCAACTGTCCCATCCTTATTGTCAAGCCACCCAAGGAGCTCCTCACTAAGTAA
- the LOC104776018 gene encoding uncharacterized protein LOC104776018, with product MDPPVMDLESIEDQKEGGPSFHCDLYDTEVVHKIAQVFLPGLATACVDNTTGDIFKSPGSVAADIRKEMVDYMTRRSESFVAEHIVLQGGSEIEASHDPFDIISDFIDDFATSKRNLFSRVSGWMLSERREDNIDDLAQEMEISGFWLTDHREGIAQTLLRNVDFKNTSHCEMKFQTQGELAKHALSCGYRTMNCENEGCTAVFCANQMENHDSVCPFKIIPCEQNCSDSIMRREMDRHCITVCPMKLVNCPFHSVGCLSGVHQCELQQHHLDNVSSHLMYILRSIYKEASPDDLKPRAELIQQLSTRLSEARNARSLTSLVKELDAKLGPLDIKPKVVTDSESDKPESTENKALEDAETKDKPEMSNLKAGSLAPEDVVVSKEVDDAMVEVAAKKVSEADIADNVNEEGELKAQKLLEIGEFFKEGDNNSADDLSERTETKAPEVVVMDEDREEEESSETKDARTNETTRGFEVEVNAMSNEDHRETKKSSETDTEAPSRIVIQKEEDKETMKSNASASDEAEALSKSSQGFSTAQAETVPNMS from the exons ATGGATCCTCCTGTGATGGATCTTGAGAGTATCGAAGATCAGAAAGAAGGAGGACCTTCGTTTCACTGTGATCTTTACGATACAGAAGTAGTTCACAAGATTGCTCAGGTTTTTCTCCCTGGATTAGCCACTGCTTGTGTCGACAACACTACCGGTGATATCTTCAAGAGTCCAGGTTCTGTCGCTGCTGACATCCGGAAAGAGATGGTCGATTATATGACTCGTAGAAGCGAAAGCTTCGTGGCTGAACACATTGTTCTTCAAGGTGGTTCGGAGATTGAAGCTTCTCATGATCCTTTTGACATTATATCTGATTTCATCGATGATTTCGCCACTTCTAAGCGTAACCTCTTCAGCCGGGTTTCTGGTTGGATGCTTAGCGAGAGGAGAGAAGACAACATCGATGATTTAGCGCAAGAGATGGAGATAAGCGGGTTCTGGTTGACGGATCATAGAGAAGGCATTGCTCAGACTTTGCTTAGAAACgttgattttaaaaacacttCTCATTGTGAGATGAAGTTCCAAACACAAGGAGAACTCGCCAAGCACGCCTTGAGTTGTGGGTATAGAACAATGAACTGTGAGAACGAGGGTTGTACTGCGGTCTTCTGCGCGAATCAGATGGAGAATCATGATTCTGTTTGCCCGTTCAAGATCATTCCGTGTGAGCAAAACTGCTCAGATAGTATAATGAGACGTGAAATGGATAGGCATTGTATAACCGTATGCCCTATGAAGCTTGTGAACTGTCCATTTCATTCTGTTGGTTGTCTCTCTGGTGTACATCAATGTGAGCTCCAACAACATCATTTGGATAATGTAAGCTCTCATTTGATGTACATTCTCCGAAGTATTTACAAGGAAGCATCTCCCGATGATCTCAAACCCCGAGCTGAACTGATACAGCAG TTGTCTACTCGGCTATCTGAAGCCCGGAATGCAAGATCACTAACAAGTCTGGTCAAGGAACTTGATGCAAAGCTGGGGCCTTTAGATATCAAACCAAAGGTTGTTACTGACTCGGAGTCTGATAAACCTGAAAGTACAGAAAATAAAGCTCTAGAAGATGCTGAGACTAAAGATAAACCGGAGATGAGTAACTTAAAAGCTGGTTCACTAGCTCCGGAAGATGTAGTAGTTTCAAAAGAAGTAGATGATGCAATGGTGGAAGTAGCTGCAAAGAAAGTTTCAGAAGCTGATATAGCAGACAATGTTAATGAAGAAGGAGAACTGAAAGCGCAGAAGCTATTAGAAATAGGCGAGTTCTTCAAAGAAGGAGACAACAACTCTGCTGATGATTTATCAGAGAGAACCGAAACCAAAGCTCCAGAAGTTGTGGTCATGGATGAAGatagagaggaggaggagagttcaGAGACAAAAGACGCGAGAACAAATGAAACAACCAGAGGTTTTGAGGTTGAAGTCAATGCCATGAGTAATGAAGATCATAGAGAGACAAAGAAATCAAGTGAAACTGATACCGAAGCTCCATCGAGAATAGTCATACAGAAAGAGGAGGATAAAGAGACAATGAAGTCAAACGCTAGTGCTTCTGATGAAGCTGAAGCACTGTCAAAGAGCTCTCAAGGTTTTTCGACAGCACAAGCTGAAACTGTACCCAATATGTCTTAA
- the LOC104775999 gene encoding 40S ribosomal protein S5-2 has translation MAAVAEIDAEMQQQLTNEVKLFNRWTYDDVEVADISLVDYIGVQAAKHATFVPHTAGRYSVKRFRKAQCPIVERLTNSLMMHGRNNGKKLMAVRIVKHAMEIIHLLSDQNPIQVIIDAIVNSGPREDATRIGSAGVVRRQAVDISPLRRVNQAIFLITTGAREAAFRNIKTIAECLADELINASKGSSNSYAIKKKDEIERVAKANR, from the exons ATGGCCGCCGTCGCAGAAATTGACGCTGAGATGCAGCAACAGCTCACCAACGAGGTCAAGCTTTTCAACCGCTGGACCTATGACGACGTTGAG GTCGCAGACATCAGTCTTGTTGACTACATTGGAGTTCAGGCAGCTAAACATGCAACCTTTGTCCCCCACACCGCTGGAAGATACTCTGTGAAGAGATTCAGGAAGGCTCAATGCCCCATTGTGGAGAGGCTCACTAACTCTCTTATGATGCACGGAAGGAACAATGGTAAGAAGTTGATGGCAGTTAGGATCGTCAAGCACGCCATGGAGATTATCCACCTCTTGTCGGACCAGAACCCGATTCAGGTCATCATTGACGCCATCGTCAACAG TGGTCCACGTGAAGATGCTACCAGAATTGGATCTGCTGGTGTTGTTAGGAGACAAGCTGTTGATATCTCTCCTCTAAGACGTGTTAACCAGGCTATCTTCTTGATTACCACCGGTGCTCGTGAAGCTGCTTTCAGGAACATCAAGACTATTGCTGAGTGCCTTGCTGATGAATTGATCAACGCATCCAAGGGCTCCTCCAACAG CTATGccatcaagaagaaggatgagattgAAAGAGTTGCAAAGGCCAATCGTTAA